A single region of the Vicia villosa cultivar HV-30 ecotype Madison, WI linkage group LG4, Vvil1.0, whole genome shotgun sequence genome encodes:
- the LOC131597437 gene encoding uncharacterized protein LOC131597437 yields MAGVVPTEMSANSPRRTAQFARNAQGGANTEMKTGILQLVYANPFTGMDHEDPFAHLTKFYEIAGSTGVDAANEESLFKRLFPHSLLGKAKEWQPPPHNNPYQRNNQGFQPSRFNNQHYQHQSPYQSPNPQVQGQQSQGGSSKLEDTLTQFMQASMSNQRSNEAAIKNLENQVGQLAKQLSEQQPGASFSANTQTNPKEHCKAIVTRSGRKVNNGVNEEVIVEDDEEVVVEEEEVEVIVENEGEKSEENIEEDLVEKERKEDEEKEKNTKSMKRNKKRDEQKSAIPSQHLPYPHAKSRKDNARQYARFMDIFKQLQVNIPFSEALEQMPKYAKFMKDILTKKKRYSEEETILLDARCSAIIQKTLPKKEADPGRVTLPVTIGGHYIGNGLVDLGSSINLILLSIIKRLGNIEMKPTRMTLQLADKSLTSPYGVAQDMLVKVDKFLFPVDFVVLDMEEDRDVPLILGRPFMKTARMMIDIDDGLMKVRVQDEEVTFNLFEAMKHPKDKHDTFRVDATDEEIEEVANQVHISSPLERSLIGAYNVLSEIEEKEMEAFLNELESCGEIDHNEEKIEELRAEKKLEE; encoded by the exons ATGGCGGGTGTTGTTCCAACCGAAATGTCTGCCAATAGTCCAAGACGTACCGCCCAATTTGCACGCAATGCTCAAGGTGGAGCAAATACGGAGATGAAGACCGGAATCCTCCAACTTGTTTATGCAAATCCATTCACCGGAATGGATCATGAGGATCCTTTCGCAcatctcaccaaattttatgagatTGCGGGTTCAACGGGAGTCGATGCGGCCAATGAAGAATCATTGTTCAAGAGACTATTTCCCCACTCATTACTTGGGAAAGCCaaagaatg gcaacctccacctCACAACAATCCGTACCAAAGAAACAACCAAGGATTTCAACCCTCAAGATTCAACAATCAACACTATCAACATCAAAGTCCTTATCAAAGCCCAAACCCTCAAGTCCAAGGTCAACAATCTCAAGGTGGGAGCTCAAAATTGGAAGACACTCTTacacaattcatgcaagcatccatGTCTAACCAAAGGAGCAATGAAGCGGCCATAAAGAATTTAGAAAATCAAGTGGGTCAACTTGCAAAGCAATTGTCCGAGCAACAACCGGGAGCATCCTTTTCCGCCAACACCCAAACCAATCCTAAGGAACATTGCAAAGCCATTGTTACAAGAAGTGGGAGAAAGGTGAATAATGGTGTGAATGAAGAGGTCATAGTGGAAGATGATGAGGAAGTAGTAGTTGAAGAGGAAGAAGTGGAAGTGATAGTTGAAAATGAGGGAGAAAAAAGTGAGGAAAATATAGAGGAAGACTTAGTTGAAAAAGAGaggaaagaagatgaagaaaaggaGAAAAACACTAAAAGTATGAAGAGAAATAAAAAGAGAGATGAACAAAAGAGCGCAATCCCTTCCCAACACTTACCATACCCTCATGCCAAATCAAGGAAAGATAATGCAAGGCAATACGCTAGGTTTATGGATATTTTCAAACAACTCCAAGTGAATATCCCATTTTCCGAAGCGTTAgaacaaatgccaaaatatgcaaaGTTCATGAAGGACATTCTCACCAAGAAAAAGAGATATTCGGAAGAGGAGACTATTCTACTTGATGCTCGTTGTAGTGCCATAATCCAAAAGACATTACCGAAGAAAGAAGCCGATCCGGGACGTGTTACCTTGCCGGTTACAATCGGAGGTCATTACATAGGTAACGGTTTGGTCGATTTGGGCTCAAGTATTAATTTAATTCTGTTATCTATCATCAAGAGATTGGGAAACATAGAGATGAAGCCGACCCGAATGACTTTGCAACTAGCCGATAAGTCTCTCACCTCTCCTTACGGAGTTGCACAAGACATGCTAGTCAAAGTGGACAAATTTTTGttcccggtagactttgtggTACTTGATATGGAAGAAGACCGTGACGTACCATTGATACTTGGAAGACctttcatgaaaacagcccggatgatgatcGACATAGACGATGGTCTTATGAAAGTGAGAGTGCAAGATGAAGAAGTCACTTTCAATCTCTTTGAAGCAATGAAGCATCCCAAGGATAAACATGACACATTTCGAGTAGATGCCACCGACGAGGAGATTGAGGAAGTTGCTAATCAAGTCCATATCTCTAGCCCCTTGGAAAGATCTCTTATAGGAGCTTACAATGTCTTATCCGagattgaagaaaaagaaatggaagCATTCTTGAATGAGTTGGAATCCTGTGGGGAGATAGATCATAATGAAGAAAAGATAGAAGAGTTGAGGGCGGAAAAGAAATTGGAAGAATAA